A single genomic interval of Coregonus clupeaformis isolate EN_2021a chromosome 36, ASM2061545v1, whole genome shotgun sequence harbors:
- the LOC121552578 gene encoding leucine-rich repeat and fibronectin type-III domain-containing protein 5 codes for METLLVYLMVLGMAVKAHKVQLCPKRCVCQMLNPNLATLCDKKGLLFVPPNIDRHTVEMRLGDNFVTSIKQRDFANMTKLQDLTLSRNTIGSISPHAFKDLENLRALHLDSNRLTRLTNDTFSGMSKLHHLILNNNQLIHIHIGAFNDLTALEELDLSYNNLESTPWVAIQRMTSLHTLGLDHNMLSYIPEGTFSGLQKLKRLDVTSNKLQKLPPDPVFQRAGVLATSGSMGPSSFALSFGGNPLRCNCELLWLRRLRREDDLETCAAPQHLAGRYFWTVSEEEFLCEPPLITRHSQELRALEGQRVALRCKARGDPDPIIHWIAPDGRLMSNSSRAVVHSDGTLDILISTVKDSGSFTCVASNPAGEAQQTVDLMIIKLPHITNGTVEKEPNPGSSDIATVMRTGGGGEGGGMVPLGNTKTSQEKKVVISEATSTSALVRFNFQRSIPGIRMFQIQYNGTYDDSLVYRMIPSSSKSLLVNNLAAGTQYDLCVLAIYDDLVTSLTATRVVGCVRFTTEPQYLRCHFMQSQFLGGTIVVIIGGIIVASVLAFIIFLIVRYRVCNQGDEDKALEMGEIPSLSSDGQLQGCGVPKAMSKSLSKQILQPEKPEKEDKESLRVALPPREPVKQQKPPALTTTTSTKTSIPDCTVSTSAASHPWHPASPVTLRQKRTGITATGGPKPGEARRAEGQTDVQLENTNRNNSSEAKMAAALAVAVPNLSTKWTPVARRPRPPGASSRHYMTVPAGGVRVNRRHSLNVDSYKERCYVSLVQQQQPKPGGSLRSKRSLSMSGELPPLESAMANICRGRDKLSRSEWLLESTL; via the exons ATGGAGACCCTGCTAGTTTACTTGATGGTCCTTGGCATGGCTGTAAAGGCCCACAAGGTCCAGTTGTGCCCAAAACGCTGCGTCTGCCAGATGCTCAACCCCAACCTGGCAACCCTCTGCGACAAGAAGGGCCTCCTCTTTGTCCCGCCAAACATCGACCGGCACACCGTCGAGATGCGTCTGGGCGACAACTTCGTCACGAGCATCAAACAGCGGGACTTTGCCAACATGACCAAGCTGCAGGACCTGACGTTGTCTCGGAACACCATCGGTTCCATCTCGCCTCACGCCTTTAAAGATCTGGAGAACCTCAGGGCCTTGCACTTGGACAGCAACCGTCTGACGAGGCTCACCAACGACACCTTCAGCGGGATGTCCAAACTTCACCATCTCATTCTTAACAACAACCAACTGATTCATATCCACATCGGGGCCTTTAATGATCTCACGGCTCTAGAGGAGTTAGATCTGTCCTACAACAACTTAGAAAGCACCCCCTGGGTGGCCATCCAGAGAATGACCAGCCTCCACACCCTGGGCTTGGACCACAACATGCTTAGCTACATCCCTGAGGGAACTTTCTCCGGCCTGCAGAAGCTCAAACGGCTTGACGTCACCTCCAACAAGCTCCAGAAGCTTCCGCCAGACCCCGTGTTTCAGCGGGCTGGGGTTCTGGCTACGTCAGGAAGCATGGGTCCGTCGTCATTTGCGTTGAGTTTTGGGGGGAACCCACTGAGGTGTAACTGTGAGCTACTGTGGCTGAGGAGGCTGAGGAGGGAGGATGATCTGGAGACGTGTGCGGCTCCGCAGCACCTGGCTGGGCGGTACTTCTGGACTGTGTCTGAAGAAGAGTTCCTCTGTGAGCCGCCTCTCATCACCAGACACTCCCAG GAGCTGCGAGCGTTGGAGGGTCAGAGGGTAGCTTTACGCTGTAAGGCCAGGGGCGACCCAGACCCCATCATCCACTGGATTGCGCCAGACGGCCGGCTCATGTCCAATTCCTCCCGGGCTGTGGTGCACAGTGACGGAACTCTGGACATCCTCATCAGCACTGTGAAGGACTCAG GCTCCTTCACCTGTGTTGCCTCCAACCCGGCCGGGGAGGCCCAACAAACTGTGGACCTGATGATCATCAAACTCCCACACATCACCAACGGTACTGTGGAGAAGGAACCGAACCCAGGTTCTTCTGATATCGCCACGGTAATGAGGACGGGTGGTGGTGGGGAAGGCGGAGGCATGGTGCCACTGGGAAACACGAAGACGAGCCAGGAGAAGAAGGTGGTGATCAGTGAGGCAACGTCTACCTCTGCCCTGGTCAGGTTCAACTTCCAGAGGAGTATACCGGGCATCCGAATGTTCCAGATCCAATACAACGGAACCTACGATGACTCTCTGGTTTACAG AATGATCCCTTCGAGCAGTAAGAGTCTCCTGGTGAACAACCTGGCGGCCGGTACACAGTACGATCTGTGTGTGCTGGCCATCTACGATGACCTGGTGACCTCCCTGACTGCCACACGAGTGGTGGGGTGCGTCCGCTTCACCACCGAGCCACAGTACCTCCGCTGCCACTTCATGCAGTCCCAGTTCCTGGGAGGGACCATCGTGGTCATCATCGGAGGGATCATCGTGGCGTCCGTCTTAGCCTTCATCATCTTCCTCATCGTGAGGTACCGAGTGTGTAACCAAGGTGATGAGGATAAG GCTTTGGAGATGGGTGAGATCCCATCTCTGAGCAGTGATGGTCAGCTCCAGGGCTGCGGCGTCCCCAAGGCCATGTCCAAGTCTCTGTCCAAGCAAATTCTCCAGCCAGAGAAACCAGAGAAGGAGGACAAGGAGTCTCTGAGGGTGGCCCTTCCTCCTCGTGAGCCGGTCAAGCAGCAGAAACCCCCAGCCCTGACCACCACCACATCTACCAAGACCTCCATCCCCGACTGCACTGTCTCTACTTCCGCAGCCAGTCACCCCTGGCACCCTGCCTCCCCCGTCACCCTGAGGCAAAAACGGACCGGTATCACTGCCACCGGCGGTCCGAAACCCGGAGAAGCCCGCCGAGCCGAAGGCCAGACAGATGTGCAGTTAGAGAACACAAATCGGAATAACTCGTCAGAAGCTAAAATGGCTGCCGCCTTGGCCGTAGCGGTTCCCAACCTTTCCACAAAATGGACGCCGGTCGCTAGGCGGCCGCGCCCCCCTGGAGCCTCCTCCCGCCATTACATGACGGTACCAGCAGGGGGTGTGAGGGTGAACCGGCGGCACTCTCTGAACGTGGACTCGTACAAGGAGCGCTGCTACGTCAGCCTGgtacagcagcagcagccaaAACCTGGCGGGAGTTTACGCTCCAAACGCAGTCTGTCCATGAGCGGAGAATTGCCCCCGTTGGAGAGTGCAATGGCAAACATATGCAGAGGCAGAGACAAGCTATCCCGATCCGAGTGGCTTCTCGAAAGCACTCTATGA